Part of the Acidobacteriota bacterium genome is shown below.
CTTGCTCTCGGCGGACAGCCAGTTCGGCGTGCAACCCAGGTGGGTGCAGGTGACGAGCAGCGCGTAGAAACCGGACGTTTCGTGGTAATCGTCGAACGGCGTCCGCACCACCCACACCCCGAAACGGTCCTTCCACCGCTCGTCCACTCCCTCGCCGTACTCGTCCGGGAAGCCGATCGTGAACTGCTGCGGCGGCTCGTTCAGCACGTTCGGGAACATGAAGCGGCCGGTGGCGGCCAGACAGCCGGCCGTGGCAGCCGTGAACGAGCCCCACGCCAGGCCCATCCAGCCGCGGCGTCCCATGAGCGGGGACACGTCGTCCGGCGTCCGCGGCACCACGCGATCCGCCAGCTTGGTGGCCGCGCCGACGAGCGCCGCGGGAACGGCCGTCTTGGCCGGGGCCTCCGCCTCGACCGCTCCCTCTTCGGGCGCGGCGGGCTTCTCGCGAAACAGCAGGATCACCAGAATATGCGCGGCGAACATCGCGACGCCGCTGATGAGGACGGCTATCAGGGGATTCACGCGTCGGGCCTCCGTCGAAATCTCACGGTCTTCGGTACGCTCGGGAGCAACATCGCCTCAGTGGATGAGATTCCTGGTCGATTGATTCAACAGGTCCAGAGTCTTGATCGCCAGCTCGCGAACCCGGAGGTTCTCGTCCGTTTCGCTCAAGGCCTCTATCGGTTGCCGCAACTCCCCGGCGCGCAACGAGGCGGCGGCCTGCAGACCGCTCACGATTACCTCGCTGACCGGATCCAGAGGGTCGTCGGCGTTCGCCCGACGCGTGACCATGCGGGCCACGTACTCGCGATCGAGCATCCGGCGAATCACGGTCACGCCCTCGTCCCGGCCATGCCGGGCCAGCGCCACCGCCGCGTTCCACTGCACGTCGGCGGCAGGGTCGTCGAGCGCGTTGCGCAGCGTGGCATGGTCTCCCGAGCCTACCAGGGCGCCGAGCGCGTAGACGGCCATCTTCCGGACACCCGCGTCATCCGAGCGGTACATGGACTCGATGTCGTCCACCGTCGACTCGTCGCCGAGCGACGCCAGCGCCCAGATGACGCTGATGCGCGTCTCCGTGTCCGGATCCTGGAGGGCCGCGGTGAGCTCGGCGACGGCTCCGGGAGGCGGAAGCGTCAGCCGCCCGATCGCCAGCGCCAGATAGCGCCGCACCCGGGGGTCGTCTCCCTCGGAATCGACGAACGCCTGAACGATGCTCGCCCCGAGCTGCGGGTTCCGCCGCTCGGTCTCCGGGTCGTCGAGAACCCGCGAGAGCTCGTAGGCCGCCGGCCAGCGCCGCTCCCGGCCACCGGTCCGCACGTCCGAGAGCAGCTCGGCCGGGGTGCGCTCGGTCGTGAGCAGCATCCGGAAGCCGCCGTACACGAGCACGATGACGCCCACGACCGCGAGGGGAATCAGGAAGAACTGGACAGCCAGAGCCGGGGCCGAGCTCAGGGCGCTCGGACGGGGGGCGGATTCACGCTCGACCAGCTTCGGCATCGCCAATTAACGTCTGGAAACGGATGCCCGGCGGGCCGCCGCGGATGCGCTAGACGCGCCACCGCGATGCGTTCGTCGTCAGGCAACCAATGGTACAACGGCGTGCCGCCGCGGTCAAGATCGGAGCGCGCCCATCCGCCCCTACCTCATGCGCCCTCAGTCACTTAGCCGCTCCTGCGGGGTGCTCGGAGCGGCCCCGGATCAACCGATCTCGACCCTGCGGAAGAAGTAGCCGATCTCCGTCGCGGCCGTCTCCGGCGCATCGGAACCATGCGTGGCGTTGCGCTCGATCGAGGTGCCGAACTCCCGCCGCAGGCTCCCCGGAGCCGCCTTGGCCGGATCGGTGGCCCCCATCAGCTCGCGCCAGCGCCGGATCGCGTCGTCCGCCTCCAGGGCCAGGACGATCGCGGAGCCCGACGACATGAACGCGGTCAGGCTGTCGAAGAACGGACGCGCGCGATGGACCGCGTAGAAGCCCTCCGCCTCCGCCCGCGTCAGGTGTACGAGCCGCATGCCGCGCAGCTCGAAGCCACCGGCCTCTATGCGTTGCAGGATGGCGCCGGCCTGCCGGCTGGCGACCGCGTCCGGCTTGATTATGGCAAGCGTACGCTCCATTACCGCAGACTCTCCATGATGTCGTCGAGCACCGCTTTCTGCGGCCGCACACGCTCCTCGGGCAACGTCGCCAGCGGCTCGTCCACGAGGTTCAGCACGTCGAGGAAGTCGGGCTTGACCGGCTCCACGTAAATCAGGCCGGTCGCGAACTCGCCCCGCCCGCGCGTCTCCTGGAGCACCCGCATCGCGGCCACCTTGCTCAGCGGGTCGTAGTCGGCGTCGAGCTTCTTCAGGTACAGCTTCGACCCGTCGTGCATGACGACTTCCCGCGTCGTTCCAGGTTCGTAGTCGACGCTGATGTCCTCGAAGAAGGGTACGAAGTCGAGCTCCTCGAGCGGGTCGTCGTGCGCCTTGGCGTACGCGTAGCTCTTGGTCGAGCCTTCATGGTCGTTGAAGGTGACGCAGGGCGAGAGCACGTCGAGCATCGCCGTGCCGCGGTGACTGAGGGCAGCCTTCAGGATCGCGTTGAGCTGCTTCTTGTCGCCCGAGAACGAGCGAGCCACGAACGACGCCCCGAGCTCGATGGCCAGCGCACACGTGTCGATCGGCGGCAGATCGTTCACGACGCCGGTCTTGGCCTTCGATCCGAGATCGGCCGTCGGCGAGAACTGCCCCTTCGTCAGACCGTAGCAGCCGTTGTCCTCGATGATGTAGATGATGGGCAGGTTCCGGCGCATCAAGTGCACGAACTGCCCGATGCCGATGGCTCCGGTGTCGCCGTCGCCGCTGACGCCGATCGCCACCAGATTCCGGTTAGCCAGCATCGCGCCGGTTCCGACGGACGGCATGCGGCCATGGACGGCGTTGAATCCGTGGGCGGACCCGAGAAAGTAGGCGGGGCTCTTGCTGGAGCAGCCTATCCCGGAGAGCTTGACGACCCGTTCCGGCTGGATGCCCATCTCGAAGCAGGCGCCGATTATCCGCTCCGAGATCGCGTTGTGCCCGCACCCGGCGCAGAGCGTGGTCTTCGAACCGCGGTATTCCCGCGCCTCGAGCCCGACGCGGTTCACCTTCTTCTTCCGTTCCGGCGATGTTGCGACAGCCACGTATCCTCTTCCCGCGTTCCGACGATCCCAGTCCGCCGACCGAACCCGCTATTCCCCGCCCACGCCGGCTTCCCGCGGGACGCGCGAGGTGTCGGCGCCCGTCTTCTGCACGCGATACCCTTCCTGAATCAGCACGCTGTCGGTGATCGACCGCGCGTCGATCGGCAGCCCCGAGTAGTGCAGGACGCTCCGCAGCCGGCGGGCGAGATCCGGTTCCAGATCCAGCTTCATCAGGCTCAGCATCTGGCCGTCCCGGTTCTGCTCGATGACGTATACCCGCTCGTGGCGCTCGATGAACGACGCCAGCGCGGGCCGGAAGGGATAACCGCAGACCCGGTAGTACGACGTCTCCAGATCGGCCTCGGCCTTGAGCTGGTCCCGACTCTCCACGACCGCCCAGTGCGTCGTGCCGTAGGCGATGACGCCGATCGAAGCCTGACGGTTGATCTCCACGATCGGCGCGGGCATCCAGTTCCTGGCGTTCTCGAACTTCCTTCCCAGACGATCGACATTGTTCTGGTAGTCGTCGGGCCGCTCGCTGTACTGCGCCCACTCGTTGTGCCCGGACCCGCGACAGAAATAGGCCGGCATCTTGTCGCCCGGAACGCTGCGGTAGGGCACGCCGTCGCCGTCCACGTCCCGATAGCGTCCGAACCGGCCGATGCGCTCGAGGGTTTCCTCGTCCAGTACCTTGCCGCGGTCCAGCGGTTTCTCCGGGTAGTCGAACGGATCGGACATCCAGGTGTTCATGCCCAGATCCAGGTCGGTCATCACGAAGACCGGGGTCTGGAACCGCTCGGCAAGGTCGAAGGCCTCGACCGCCATCGA
Proteins encoded:
- a CDS encoding HEAT repeat domain-containing protein yields the protein MPKLVERESAPRPSALSSAPALAVQFFLIPLAVVGVIVLVYGGFRMLLTTERTPAELLSDVRTGGRERRWPAAYELSRVLDDPETERRNPQLGASIVQAFVDSEGDDPRVRRYLALAIGRLTLPPPGAVAELTAALQDPDTETRISVIWALASLGDESTVDDIESMYRSDDAGVRKMAVYALGALVGSGDHATLRNALDDPAADVQWNAAVALARHGRDEGVTVIRRMLDREYVARMVTRRANADDPLDPVSEVIVSGLQAAASLRAGELRQPIEALSETDENLRVRELAIKTLDLLNQSTRNLIH
- a CDS encoding 2-oxoacid:ferredoxin oxidoreductase subunit beta; its protein translation is MAVATSPERKKKVNRVGLEAREYRGSKTTLCAGCGHNAISERIIGACFEMGIQPERVVKLSGIGCSSKSPAYFLGSAHGFNAVHGRMPSVGTGAMLANRNLVAIGVSGDGDTGAIGIGQFVHLMRRNLPIIYIIEDNGCYGLTKGQFSPTADLGSKAKTGVVNDLPPIDTCALAIELGASFVARSFSGDKKQLNAILKAALSHRGTAMLDVLSPCVTFNDHEGSTKSYAYAKAHDDPLEELDFVPFFEDISVDYEPGTTREVVMHDGSKLYLKKLDADYDPLSKVAAMRVLQETRGRGEFATGLIYVEPVKPDFLDVLNLVDEPLATLPEERVRPQKAVLDDIMESLR
- a CDS encoding nucleoside-diphosphate kinase — protein: MERTLAIIKPDAVASRQAGAILQRIEAGGFELRGMRLVHLTRAEAEGFYAVHRARPFFDSLTAFMSSGSAIVLALEADDAIRRWRELMGATDPAKAAPGSLRREFGTSIERNATHGSDAPETAATEIGYFFRRVEIG
- a CDS encoding Rieske 2Fe-2S domain-containing protein, with amino-acid sequence MGRRGWMGLAWGSFTAATAGCLAATGRFMFPNVLNEPPQQFTIGFPDEYGEGVDERWKDRFGVWVVRTPFDDYHETSGFYALLVTCTHLGCTPNWLSAESKFKCPCHGSGFRPTGINFEGPAPRPLERARIVLAEDGQIMIDKARKFQEELGQWTDPEAFLGV